In the genome of Acidimicrobiia bacterium, one region contains:
- a CDS encoding MFS transporter, which translates to MRPPRLRRLLGFLGLQRATVGVLSMVVLVGLGERMAERFLPIYLLALGGGTLLIGLLQAMDNLLSALYSYPGGYLAERIGEKRALIFFDLVAMCGYAIVILVPAWQAVMLGAVLFISWSAVSMPATIGVIYRVLPEGKRTMGVTMHSLVRRVPMAIGPVVGGVFIGVWGERDGVRLAFVVAFVLAGVALLVQQRLIPDREGRVERPIPPPRLRAVLRRMSGPMRRLLAADIAIRFCEQIPYAFVVVWAMKTIPSPVSASAFGLLTAIEMATAMVVYVPVAALADRAAKKPFVLATFAFFTAFPLVLLVSRDFSWLVLAFVVRGLKEFGEPTRKSLIMDLAPEDARSAAFGAYYLVRDLVVTFAALLGALLWSISPEANLLTAAGFGVVGTIGFALFGTDTPESAATH; encoded by the coding sequence GTGAGGCCGCCCCGGCTCCGTCGCCTGCTCGGCTTCCTCGGCTTGCAGCGCGCCACGGTCGGCGTCCTCTCCATGGTGGTGCTGGTCGGCCTCGGCGAGCGAATGGCGGAACGGTTCCTGCCCATCTATCTGCTCGCCCTCGGTGGAGGCACGCTCCTCATCGGGCTTCTCCAGGCGATGGACAACCTGCTCTCCGCCCTCTACTCCTACCCGGGCGGGTATCTGGCCGAGCGCATCGGAGAGAAGCGTGCTCTGATCTTCTTCGACCTGGTCGCCATGTGCGGTTACGCCATCGTGATCCTGGTCCCGGCGTGGCAGGCGGTGATGCTCGGTGCGGTCCTGTTCATCTCCTGGTCGGCCGTGTCGATGCCGGCCACGATCGGCGTGATCTACCGGGTGCTGCCTGAGGGCAAGCGGACCATGGGGGTGACCATGCACTCCCTGGTGCGCCGGGTTCCCATGGCGATCGGCCCGGTCGTCGGCGGAGTGTTCATCGGTGTCTGGGGGGAGCGCGACGGCGTGCGGCTGGCCTTCGTCGTCGCCTTCGTCCTCGCCGGAGTGGCGCTGCTCGTGCAGCAGCGCCTGATCCCGGATCGTGAGGGTCGGGTGGAACGCCCGATCCCTCCGCCCCGGCTGCGGGCCGTGCTGCGCAGGATGAGCGGACCGATGCGCCGCCTGCTCGCCGCCGACATCGCCATCCGGTTCTGTGAGCAGATCCCCTACGCCTTCGTCGTCGTCTGGGCGATGAAGACCATTCCGTCGCCGGTGTCGGCATCGGCGTTCGGCCTGCTCACCGCCATCGAGATGGCGACCGCAATGGTCGTCTACGTGCCGGTGGCGGCGTTGGCCGATCGCGCCGCCAAGAAGCCGTTCGTCCTGGCCACGTTCGCCTTCTTCACCGCCTTCCCGCTGGTGCTGCTCGTCAGTCGCGACTTCTCGTGGCTGGTGCTCGCCTTCGTGGTGCGCGGGCTCAAGGAGTTCGGGGAGCCGACCCGAAAGTCGCTCATCATGGACCTCGCCCCCGAAGATGCCAGGAGTGCCGCCTTCGGCGCCTACTACCTGGTGCGCGACCTGGTGGTGACCTTTGCCGCACTCCTCGGCGCCCTCCTCTGGAGCATCTCCCCGGAGGCCAACCTGCTCACCGCAGCCGGCTTCGGTGTGGTGGGGACCATCGGCTTCGCCTTGTTCGGAACCGACACGCCCGAATCCGCTGCCACGCACTGA
- a CDS encoding UvrD-helicase domain-containing protein produces the protein MKLRDAATNSYLSACPGAGKTHQVVGRYIDQVARQTRRGVALLSFSRSAVEEAISRCGARSDLLRAPHFVGTFDSFIHRFITTPYFGARGRKIRYIDHWGQIPGTEIRLRGRVDSKYGFPLEWFDVQHRGACAIRSESLSDRSRSGHRDLVDRRGQELRAEAARRWQRLVKSDILSCSAARSIAQWLLSTDDGRERVASRLRGRFAEVIVDEMQDCGPEELAILKLCQEAGIALVLVADMDQAVYEFRNAVPDEVAQLTRTLTGLDPMMENRRATPNISAVNTSLRHKRTPEAGLNEGTDHPIHLITGDDPEAIREQFLGLLEACDVSVQDAMVLAHKASDAERVGGRTITEPTGSDQVVLVAHAIGTLTDATASAIERRRAQSMLTRGVLYHLGVAEQTDIAALLDETGINEFWLRRTVAHLARTMPEPRQAGRRGFTDALKARLGSVAWPNGLVVRTARMPTEKSWKPIANRRATTALGLRASTIHSAKGHEYRAVLLVIPKTLRADDKGNTVLDDWEHDFPSEPRRVLYVGASRAQDLLGIAVPSRHSAQVVRVLEAGGVEFEG, from the coding sequence ATGAAGCTTCGTGACGCTGCGACCAACTCGTACCTGTCAGCCTGTCCCGGCGCTGGCAAGACCCACCAGGTAGTCGGTCGCTACATCGACCAAGTCGCCCGTCAAACCCGGCGTGGTGTGGCCCTTTTATCATTCTCGAGGTCGGCAGTCGAGGAAGCCATAAGCCGCTGTGGTGCCAGGAGCGACCTCCTTCGAGCGCCCCACTTCGTCGGGACCTTCGATAGCTTCATTCACCGCTTCATCACCACTCCCTACTTCGGCGCGAGGGGCAGGAAGATCCGCTACATCGACCACTGGGGGCAGATCCCTGGAACCGAGATCCGACTGCGGGGCCGCGTGGACAGCAAGTATGGGTTCCCGCTGGAGTGGTTCGATGTCCAGCACCGTGGTGCCTGTGCGATCCGCTCGGAATCCCTTTCAGACAGATCACGATCGGGTCACCGCGATCTTGTCGACCGACGGGGCCAGGAGCTTCGAGCCGAAGCGGCTCGCCGGTGGCAGCGGCTGGTCAAATCGGACATCCTCAGCTGTTCGGCCGCAAGGTCCATTGCCCAATGGCTGCTGTCGACGGACGATGGACGGGAGCGAGTTGCTTCGCGTCTACGGGGCCGATTCGCCGAGGTAATCGTCGACGAGATGCAGGACTGCGGCCCTGAGGAACTCGCGATTCTCAAGCTCTGCCAGGAAGCTGGGATTGCTCTGGTGCTGGTTGCTGATATGGACCAGGCGGTGTACGAGTTCCGGAACGCCGTGCCTGATGAAGTCGCGCAGCTCACCCGCACCCTCACCGGGCTGGATCCCATGATGGAGAACCGCCGAGCGACTCCGAATATCAGCGCGGTCAACACTTCACTAAGACACAAGAGGACGCCCGAAGCCGGGCTCAATGAGGGCACCGACCACCCGATCCATCTGATTACCGGCGACGATCCTGAGGCGATCCGAGAGCAGTTCCTTGGACTTCTCGAAGCGTGTGACGTCTCGGTCCAGGATGCCATGGTTCTCGCGCACAAGGCTTCAGATGCGGAGAGGGTCGGTGGCCGCACCATCACCGAACCGACGGGCAGTGATCAAGTTGTCCTGGTCGCCCACGCTATCGGAACGCTCACCGACGCCACCGCGTCGGCGATAGAGCGCAGGAGGGCTCAGTCCATGTTGACCCGGGGAGTGCTCTACCACCTAGGGGTTGCTGAACAGACTGACATCGCAGCCCTACTTGATGAAACCGGAATCAACGAGTTCTGGCTCCGACGGACGGTGGCACATCTAGCCAGGACGATGCCGGAACCGCGCCAAGCGGGCCGGCGGGGTTTTACAGATGCTCTGAAGGCTCGGCTTGGGTCAGTCGCGTGGCCGAACGGCCTTGTCGTGCGCACGGCCAGGATGCCGACCGAGAAGAGTTGGAAGCCCATTGCGAATCGGCGCGCAACCACCGCACTCGGACTGCGAGCATCGACTATCCACTCAGCCAAGGGCCACGAGTACAGGGCGGTCCTGCTCGTGATCCCGAAGACCCTCAGAGCCGATGACAAAGGCAACACGGTCCTCGACGACTGGGAACACGACTTTCCCAGCGAACCTCGGCGAGTCCTCTACGTGGGTGCATCGCGAGCACAAGACCTCCTTGGGATCGCTGTGCCGTCGCGTCATAGCGCTCAGGTCGTGCGGGTCCTAGAGGCCGGGGGTGTCGAGTTCGAGGGCTAA
- a CDS encoding AAA family ATPase produces MKLSEISIENFRSCAKTKVRFDPSVTVLVGENNSGKSNIIDALRLVTAPSSGRITRYFEKDDDPSFWSPSSPVGLRCTYDDLTPTQVGLFTVAIDEEKQEVIYSTRFTLDERARNGVDIARMAGPVDSPDPETDTRGRIRHVYVEPLRDAQRKLDSSQGGRLARIIEHLKDETERSEFVARATRAHTEIASDPLIRDVETSLQVQMETLTRPAREHALGIRAADQNLRQLVGNLRIKMAEHGLEPSDLSASGLGYANLLYISSVILELQHAAENELTLLLVEEPEAHLHPQLQRVLLDFLIEAAEASHNDEDDPDRPDGRIQVIVTTHSPNIASAVGIERVVVVKSDQIEQQTTLGSDDERSESESGTDQQAESTPGDDPASEANPVRRYACTVVLALTSLALADDDIRKIDRYLDVTRAELLFGRRFVLVEGISEALLMPEFARRVLGDEMWRERWRGVTLINIGSVDFAPYVHLLLGVNNGVRLAEYVAIVTDADPKLRSDNRIGKARMRARQLVRLADELGSGDRLSVHVGRLTLEADLVDAGNRDIVKQAYLEQHPRSGDRWDDTLESDNDSDAADHLYVALRRGRLRVGKGQLAQSIAQAVGDPAAGFVVPSHIDDAIQAACQPAESHIQEVERSDEAS; encoded by the coding sequence GTGAAGCTCAGCGAGATCTCCATTGAGAACTTTCGCTCGTGTGCCAAGACGAAGGTGCGTTTCGACCCCTCTGTGACAGTCCTCGTTGGCGAGAACAACTCCGGCAAGTCGAACATCATTGACGCCCTGCGCCTGGTTACAGCCCCGTCTTCCGGGCGAATCACGCGCTACTTCGAGAAGGACGACGATCCATCGTTCTGGTCTCCCTCGAGCCCAGTTGGCTTGCGCTGTACCTACGACGATCTGACTCCCACCCAAGTTGGACTCTTCACGGTGGCCATCGATGAAGAGAAACAGGAGGTCATCTATTCGACTCGGTTCACTCTCGATGAGCGTGCGCGTAATGGTGTCGACATCGCCCGGATGGCTGGGCCAGTCGATAGCCCGGATCCGGAAACGGATACTCGAGGGCGGATTCGACATGTCTATGTGGAGCCCCTGAGAGACGCACAAAGGAAGCTGGATTCCTCGCAGGGGGGTCGACTGGCGCGCATTATCGAGCACCTGAAGGACGAGACAGAACGCAGCGAGTTCGTGGCGCGGGCCACGAGAGCCCATACCGAGATTGCCAGCGATCCGTTGATCCGCGACGTTGAGACCAGCCTGCAAGTCCAGATGGAGACGTTGACACGGCCAGCCAGAGAGCACGCCCTCGGTATCCGCGCTGCCGATCAGAACTTGCGCCAACTGGTCGGCAACCTCAGGATCAAGATGGCCGAGCACGGGCTCGAACCTTCTGACCTATCGGCTTCCGGCTTGGGGTACGCCAATCTGCTCTACATATCGAGCGTGATCCTGGAGCTCCAGCACGCCGCAGAGAACGAACTGACGCTCTTGCTTGTCGAGGAGCCCGAGGCCCACCTTCATCCCCAGCTTCAGCGGGTGCTGCTCGACTTCCTGATCGAAGCTGCGGAAGCCTCCCACAATGACGAGGACGACCCTGATCGGCCAGATGGCCGAATCCAGGTCATAGTGACCACACACTCACCAAACATCGCAAGTGCGGTGGGGATTGAACGTGTCGTCGTGGTTAAGAGCGACCAGATCGAACAGCAGACAACGCTCGGCAGCGACGACGAACGAAGCGAATCAGAGTCCGGCACGGATCAGCAAGCCGAATCCACACCAGGGGACGATCCGGCCAGCGAGGCGAATCCTGTTCGTCGGTATGCCTGCACCGTTGTCCTTGCACTGACGTCGCTTGCTCTGGCCGACGACGATATTCGAAAGATCGACCGCTACCTCGATGTGACCCGAGCGGAGCTGCTGTTCGGACGCCGGTTCGTACTGGTCGAGGGGATCTCTGAAGCCTTGCTGATGCCTGAGTTCGCCAGAAGGGTGTTAGGCGACGAGATGTGGCGTGAGCGTTGGCGCGGCGTAACTCTGATCAACATTGGCAGCGTCGACTTCGCTCCCTATGTTCATTTGCTGCTCGGAGTGAACAACGGAGTTCGACTCGCCGAATACGTCGCGATCGTGACCGACGCCGACCCGAAGCTCCGTTCAGATAATCGCATCGGCAAAGCGCGGATGAGGGCTCGCCAGCTGGTGCGACTAGCCGACGAACTTGGGTCCGGGGATCGGCTCTCGGTTCACGTGGGCCGTCTCACATTGGAAGCGGACCTGGTTGATGCCGGAAACCGCGACATCGTCAAGCAGGCCTACCTGGAGCAACACCCGAGATCCGGTGACCGGTGGGATGACACACTTGAGTCCGACAACGACTCGGACGCCGCCGATCACCTCTATGTCGCGCTGCGGCGTGGCCGACTCAGGGTTGGCAAGGGGCAACTCGCTCAGTCGATTGCCCAGGCAGTCGGCGACCCTGCAGCAGGGTTCGTTGTGCCTTCTCACATCGACGACGCCATCCAGGCAGCATGTCAGCCCGCTGAGAGTCACATCCAGGAGGTCGAACGCTCGGATGAAGCTTCGTGA
- a CDS encoding type I restriction endonuclease subunit R, translated as MSGGVTEGVVEDACLDYFAALGYERLFGPDIGPGGTAQERAEWRDVVLRARLLKAITRINPDLPAGTAEEVVARVLRAESQSPLDENLRVHELITKGVAVEYRNDDGSIRHELAWLIDFDDATNNDWLVVNQFTVIEDGKNRRPDVVVFVNGLPLGLIELKNPGDENATLKGAWNQIQTYRTDIPSAFTPNVVCVASDGLGAVMSSFSAGFEHYAPWKTIDGREVVSDKPQLEVLIRGVFEPERFLDLLLYFVVHSDEPDGLVKRVAKYHQYWAVDAAVESTIEASGQDGDRRGGVVWHTQGSGKSFEMLCYAGKIMRSEEMGNPTLVLLTDRNDLDDQLFGEVFAPAKTLPEHPKQADSRVDLRRLLDRASGGIIFTTIQKFAPETRGDVHPVLTDRRNVVVIADEAHRSQYDFIDGFARHLRDALPNATYIGFTGTPIESTDKSTRQVFGDYIDIYDLTRAVEDGATVRLYYESRLAKVSLPDEVRSQIDEEVAHITEGQEMTEAERAKSRWARLEAIVGADERLDLIAADIVDHWEKRRENLLGKALIVAMSRRIGVKLYQHIVALRPDWHSDDPLKGRIKVVMTGSAADPAEFQPHLYPKDTLRKIKARAKDPDDPLEMVIVRDMWLTGFDSPSMHTMYVDKPMQGHGLMQAIARVNRTFRDKPGGLIVDYIGVAQNLREALADYSPSDGDQAGVPIEQVVEVMLEKHDIVRGILHELDWSSDPSLTPVERVAQLQKGVDFVLADADRKTRFLDQTLALAKAFALAGARDEALEIRDDVKFFTDIRGYIIKLEKQGTPDKAGRGGTEEVDTAIAQLVSEAVAGEGIVDIYAEAGIEKPELSILSDEFLDKLGQSDKPNLQAELLRRLLEDRIRTLRRTNLVQSRRFSELLEGAINRYQNRALTTAEIIAELVKLAKEMRDMDTREDELGLSETEVAFYDAVVQNDSAVLELGDDVLKAIAHDLVDTVRESASIDWNLKESVKAAMRAKVRRLLAKYDYPPDKEERAIELVLEQAELFALEAA; from the coding sequence ATGAGTGGCGGTGTCACAGAGGGCGTTGTCGAAGATGCCTGCCTCGACTACTTCGCAGCCCTTGGCTACGAGCGTCTATTCGGCCCCGACATTGGTCCGGGGGGTACAGCGCAGGAACGGGCGGAGTGGCGTGACGTGGTACTTCGCGCTCGACTCCTGAAGGCCATCACGCGCATCAACCCCGATCTTCCGGCTGGCACCGCAGAGGAGGTCGTGGCGCGGGTCCTTCGGGCCGAGTCTCAGAGCCCGCTGGACGAGAACCTCCGGGTTCATGAGCTGATCACCAAAGGCGTCGCGGTCGAGTATCGAAACGACGACGGAAGCATTCGCCACGAGTTGGCCTGGCTCATCGACTTCGACGATGCCACCAACAATGACTGGCTGGTCGTCAATCAGTTCACCGTGATCGAGGATGGCAAGAATCGCCGACCAGATGTGGTGGTGTTCGTCAACGGACTACCGCTGGGACTCATCGAGCTGAAAAATCCCGGCGATGAGAACGCCACTCTGAAGGGTGCCTGGAACCAGATCCAGACCTATCGCACCGACATTCCCTCAGCCTTCACGCCCAACGTAGTCTGCGTTGCGTCGGATGGTCTCGGAGCTGTAATGAGCTCATTCTCGGCTGGCTTCGAGCACTACGCGCCGTGGAAGACCATCGATGGACGAGAGGTTGTCTCCGACAAGCCTCAACTCGAGGTGCTCATCCGCGGGGTGTTCGAACCTGAACGCTTCTTGGATCTACTGCTCTACTTCGTCGTCCACTCCGATGAACCCGACGGCCTGGTGAAGCGGGTCGCCAAGTACCACCAGTACTGGGCGGTCGACGCAGCAGTCGAGTCGACTATTGAAGCATCCGGCCAGGACGGCGATCGACGAGGGGGTGTCGTCTGGCACACGCAGGGTTCAGGCAAGAGCTTCGAGATGCTCTGTTACGCAGGGAAGATCATGCGCTCCGAGGAGATGGGCAACCCGACCCTCGTGCTGCTCACTGACCGCAACGATCTCGATGATCAGTTGTTCGGCGAGGTGTTCGCTCCGGCGAAGACACTCCCCGAGCATCCGAAACAGGCTGACAGTCGCGTCGATTTGAGGCGTCTCCTGGATCGTGCTTCTGGAGGGATCATCTTCACGACGATCCAGAAGTTCGCTCCGGAGACCCGTGGAGACGTTCATCCCGTTCTCACAGACCGCCGCAACGTCGTGGTGATCGCCGACGAGGCGCACCGCAGCCAATACGACTTCATCGACGGCTTCGCTCGGCACCTGCGAGATGCGCTCCCGAACGCCACCTACATAGGGTTCACCGGCACCCCGATCGAATCTACCGACAAGTCCACCCGGCAGGTATTCGGCGACTACATCGACATCTACGACCTCACCCGTGCCGTCGAGGATGGCGCGACAGTCCGTCTCTACTACGAGTCGAGACTCGCCAAGGTGAGTCTGCCCGACGAGGTGCGTTCCCAGATCGACGAAGAGGTCGCTCATATCACCGAAGGTCAGGAGATGACCGAGGCCGAGCGGGCCAAGAGCCGCTGGGCCCGACTCGAAGCGATCGTCGGCGCAGACGAGCGGTTGGACTTGATCGCCGCCGACATCGTGGATCACTGGGAGAAGCGTCGCGAGAACCTCCTCGGCAAGGCTCTCATTGTGGCGATGAGTCGCCGGATCGGTGTGAAGCTCTACCAGCACATTGTTGCTCTACGTCCTGACTGGCACTCTGATGATCCGCTCAAGGGCCGGATCAAGGTGGTGATGACTGGATCGGCCGCTGATCCTGCCGAGTTCCAGCCGCACCTGTACCCGAAGGACACGCTTCGGAAGATCAAGGCTCGCGCCAAAGACCCGGACGATCCCCTCGAGATGGTCATCGTCCGCGACATGTGGCTGACCGGCTTTGACTCACCTTCGATGCACACCATGTACGTGGACAAGCCGATGCAGGGACACGGCCTGATGCAGGCGATTGCCCGAGTCAACCGGACCTTCCGCGACAAGCCTGGAGGCCTGATCGTCGACTACATCGGCGTCGCCCAGAACCTGCGGGAGGCACTTGCCGACTACTCGCCGTCAGATGGCGACCAGGCAGGAGTGCCGATCGAACAGGTTGTCGAGGTCATGTTGGAGAAGCACGACATCGTTCGTGGAATCCTGCATGAACTCGACTGGTCCTCTGATCCGTCACTGACTCCTGTCGAACGGGTCGCCCAACTCCAAAAGGGTGTCGACTTCGTACTCGCCGACGCCGATCGCAAGACCCGCTTCCTCGACCAGACCCTCGCCCTTGCGAAGGCGTTCGCATTGGCTGGCGCACGTGACGAGGCACTCGAGATCCGGGACGACGTCAAGTTCTTCACAGACATCCGCGGCTACATCATCAAGCTGGAGAAGCAGGGCACGCCCGACAAGGCGGGCCGAGGAGGCACGGAGGAAGTAGACACCGCCATCGCGCAACTCGTCTCCGAGGCGGTTGCCGGTGAAGGCATCGTCGACATCTATGCCGAAGCCGGTATCGAGAAGCCCGAGCTGTCGATTCTCTCCGACGAGTTCCTCGACAAGCTCGGCCAGTCCGACAAGCCGAACCTGCAGGCGGAGCTACTGAGACGCCTCCTGGAGGATCGAATCCGAACTCTTCGACGCACCAACCTGGTCCAGTCGCGCCGATTCTCCGAACTCCTCGAAGGTGCCATCAATCGGTATCAGAACCGGGCGCTGACGACCGCCGAGATCATCGCCGAGCTGGTCAAGCTCGCCAAAGAGATGCGAGACATGGACACCCGCGAGGACGAACTCGGACTCTCCGAGACCGAGGTCGCCTTCTACGACGCGGTCGTTCAGAACGATTCCGCAGTCCTCGAACTCGGTGACGATGTACTCAAGGCGATCGCCCACGACCTCGTCGACACCGTCCGGGAGAGCGCCAGCATCGACTGGAACCTCAAGGAATCGGTCAAGGCCGCGATGCGCGCCAAGGTCAGACGCCTTCTCGCCAAGTACGACTACCCACCAGACAAGGAGGAACGAGCCATCGAACTCGTCCTCGAACAGGCCGAGCTGTTCGCCTTGGAGGCAGCGTGA
- a CDS encoding restriction endonuclease subunit S: MASDTRLADVADVIMGQSPPGSTYNEIGQGLAFFQGVKDFGYRFPTPRVYCTAPTRIAQPGDILLSVRAPIGRVNIADRECATGRGLAIIRPHDPGDARYLEFVLRWLESSWRAIEGGGSVFGNATKKDLVSLALPWPEHAAERAAISSILGALDDKIELNRRMSETLEGIARALFKSWFVDFDPVRAKAEGEDPGLPAPIAELFPASLEQGAPRRVPSGWRVARLDEEFDIVMGQSPPGESYNEDGNGPRFFQGRADFGHRFPSDRVYCTAPTRFAKSGDTLMSVRAPVGDLNVALEDCAIGRGLAALRHKSGSAAFTYYSMQALQDEFFRYEARGTVFGSITKKDLAGTQHVVPPEHLVAAFDRMVGPIDDRLRVAETSSRVLTDLRDACLPQLMNGNVRVGGVPA; encoded by the coding sequence ATGGCGAGTGACACCAGGCTCGCTGATGTTGCCGATGTGATCATGGGCCAATCGCCGCCCGGATCGACGTACAACGAGATCGGACAGGGTCTCGCGTTCTTTCAAGGGGTCAAGGACTTCGGCTACCGCTTCCCAACCCCCCGGGTCTACTGCACCGCGCCCACCCGAATCGCACAGCCTGGCGACATCCTTCTCAGCGTCCGTGCTCCGATCGGGCGAGTCAATATCGCTGACCGCGAGTGCGCCACTGGTCGAGGCCTGGCAATCATTCGTCCACACGACCCAGGCGATGCTCGCTATTTGGAATTCGTGCTTCGATGGCTTGAGAGCAGCTGGCGGGCGATCGAAGGCGGCGGCTCTGTCTTCGGAAACGCAACGAAGAAGGATCTCGTATCGCTGGCCTTGCCCTGGCCTGAACACGCAGCTGAGCGTGCTGCTATCTCCTCCATCCTCGGTGCTTTGGACGACAAGATTGAGTTGAACCGGCGCATGAGCGAGACCCTTGAAGGTATCGCCCGGGCGCTATTCAAGTCATGGTTCGTTGACTTCGATCCCGTTCGCGCAAAGGCCGAAGGTGAGGATCCCGGGTTGCCTGCACCGATCGCCGAACTGTTCCCTGCCTCATTAGAGCAGGGGGCACCACGCAGAGTCCCTTCTGGGTGGCGAGTCGCCCGTCTTGATGAGGAATTCGACATCGTCATGGGCCAATCGCCTCCTGGGGAGAGCTACAACGAGGACGGAAACGGACCGCGCTTCTTCCAGGGTCGGGCGGACTTCGGTCACCGGTTTCCGTCCGATCGGGTTTACTGCACCGCGCCCACCAGATTCGCGAAGTCTGGGGACACCCTCATGAGTGTCCGTGCTCCTGTGGGTGATCTCAACGTTGCTCTAGAGGACTGCGCCATTGGTCGAGGCCTAGCTGCTCTTCGGCACAAGAGCGGCTCTGCGGCTTTCACCTATTACTCAATGCAGGCATTGCAGGACGAATTCTTCCGGTACGAGGCTCGTGGCACCGTCTTCGGGTCTATCACCAAAAAGGATCTTGCCGGTACTCAGCACGTAGTCCCTCCCGAGCACTTGGTAGCTGCCTTCGACCGGATGGTCGGACCGATCGACGATCGCCTGCGGGTAGCTGAGACCTCATCTCGAGTGCTGACGGACCTGCGCGACGCCTGTCTTCCGCAACTGATGAACGGGAACGTGAGAGTTGGAGGTGTCCCGGCATGA
- a CDS encoding class I SAM-dependent DNA methyltransferase: MAKKSTKKNKTLEATLWEAADKLRGNLEAAEYKHVVLGLVFLKYVSDAFENRRKAIEASLSDPKSKDYIPNEDRRTRILESRDEYTRENVFWIPAEARWEALQSKAKQPEIGVLIDKAMDLVEKENRSLRGVLPKTYGRAEIDKRLLGELVDLIGSIGFTEVDHGADDVLGRVYEYFLGQFAASEGKNKGEFYTPRHVVQLLVEMLEPYEGRVFDPCCGSGGMFVQSAEFVAAHNGRRSDISIYGQESMATTWRLAKMNLALRGLEGNLADSWGDSFHDDKFPDLRADFVLANPPFNDSDWSGERLRDDPRWKYGTPPTGNANFAWVQHFLHHLAPSGTAGFVLANGSMTSNQSGEGDIRQNIIEADLVDCMVALPGQLFYTTQIPVCLWFLAKNKKNGRFRDRSGETLFIDARKLGTMIDRTHRILTDDDIAHIAGTYHTWRGEPEAGDYEDIPGFCKSATIDDIREHGHVLTPGRYVGAEDLEDDDEPFDDKMQRLTTRLIEQQEEAVRLDQLIAANLKELGYGE, from the coding sequence TTGGCGAAGAAGAGCACCAAGAAGAACAAGACGCTTGAAGCAACACTTTGGGAGGCCGCAGACAAGCTGCGCGGCAATCTCGAGGCCGCCGAGTACAAGCATGTTGTCTTGGGCTTGGTGTTCCTCAAGTACGTGTCCGACGCCTTCGAGAACCGGCGCAAAGCCATCGAGGCATCCCTCTCCGATCCTAAGTCAAAGGACTACATCCCCAACGAAGACCGCAGAACCCGGATTCTCGAGTCACGGGATGAGTACACGCGCGAGAACGTCTTCTGGATCCCAGCAGAGGCACGATGGGAGGCACTGCAGTCGAAGGCCAAGCAGCCGGAGATCGGCGTCCTGATCGACAAGGCGATGGACCTCGTCGAGAAGGAGAACCGCTCACTTCGTGGCGTCTTGCCCAAGACCTACGGGCGCGCGGAGATCGACAAGCGCCTCCTAGGTGAGCTCGTCGACTTGATCGGTTCGATCGGCTTCACTGAGGTCGACCACGGCGCGGACGACGTGCTCGGCCGGGTCTATGAGTACTTCCTTGGACAGTTCGCGGCTTCCGAAGGCAAGAACAAGGGCGAGTTCTACACGCCGCGACACGTCGTGCAGCTCCTTGTTGAGATGCTGGAGCCCTACGAAGGCCGCGTCTTCGATCCCTGCTGTGGCTCTGGCGGGATGTTCGTCCAGTCAGCCGAATTCGTAGCGGCCCACAATGGCCGACGTAGCGACATCTCCATCTATGGCCAAGAATCGATGGCCACGACCTGGCGTCTCGCCAAGATGAACCTCGCTCTCCGGGGGCTCGAAGGCAACCTCGCCGACTCTTGGGGTGACAGCTTTCACGACGACAAGTTCCCCGATCTTCGAGCCGACTTTGTCTTGGCTAACCCTCCGTTCAACGACTCGGACTGGAGCGGTGAACGCCTACGTGATGACCCTCGCTGGAAGTACGGCACTCCACCCACCGGCAACGCCAACTTTGCATGGGTCCAGCACTTCCTCCATCACCTCGCACCTAGCGGTACGGCCGGGTTCGTCCTGGCGAATGGGTCCATGACCTCCAATCAATCCGGCGAAGGCGACATCCGCCAGAACATCATCGAAGCCGACCTCGTCGATTGCATGGTGGCTCTGCCAGGCCAGCTCTTCTACACCACTCAGATCCCGGTTTGTCTCTGGTTTCTGGCCAAGAATAAGAAGAACGGCCGATTCCGGGACCGCAGCGGTGAGACCCTGTTCATCGATGCCCGCAAGCTCGGCACCATGATTGACCGCACCCATCGCATCCTCACCGACGACGACATCGCACACATCGCCGGGACCTACCACACCTGGCGCGGCGAACCAGAAGCCGGCGACTACGAAGACATCCCCGGGTTCTGTAAGAGCGCAACCATTGACGACATCCGCGAACACGGCCACGTCCTCACGCCCGGCAGGTATGTCGGGGCCGAGGACCTGGAAGACGACGATGAACCCTTCGACGACAAAATGCAGCGACTCACGACCCGACTCATCGAACAACAGGAAGAGGCGGTCCGACTCGACCAACTCATAGCAGCTAACTTGAAGGAGCTGGGGTATGGCGAGTGA